In the genome of Impatiens glandulifera chromosome 6, dImpGla2.1, whole genome shotgun sequence, the window CTAGCAAATATAACAAGTAAACAACTAATAAATCTAAAAGACTATTAGCCATTACACATACccaaacatttaaaatataaagaaattatggAACTAAAATGCCCTGCCCGTAAGAACTGCCCATCCTAATCCGAATCCTCATCCAAATCCGATTGAGATCTGTATTGTGTACTTGACCCCACGTTTTGTTTTTGTGGATGATCTAGAAATTGAATATGATATCTGTATGGAGTTCTCTATCACTGGGCTGCTTATCAGTGGCTGATCTGGGAGGGGTTTCTGACTTATTTGGTTATGGAACTTTTGATTTATTGCCTTTATTATCACATTTTACAAAGTTTTTGACCGATATTGACTAATCTCTCAGTAACATTATAGGAAACTCCTAACCTTTACCTATTGCATTTCCCTCTGATACTcgtaaatatttaagtaaatcaTGCCTTTTCAGTTTATTCCTCTTAGATCATCACACCAGAGTACTTGAATTTTATTGCAGCTTTTGGATCTTTTACTGTTGCGGAAGTTTTTACGGACACGTTAATCTCATGGTATACCTTTTTCCCTTATGACCCTCTCTTTTAAGTTACTTGATTAGTGTGTTCTTTATTCTTTTTGAATCAGTTCATTTGCTCACTGTTTTTTAAAACCACCTAATTATTTAGTTCAGctcaaattaaactaaaatatctaacctaaatcagTAAACTATGAATTATTTAAACTCGGTATCTAGCAAGAGCGTACAAATGTCAATTTAGCCCctgaaaattaatcaaattacattattataagggtaaaatagtctttaaatACTTTCTCGACATTAGTTCCACACTAATCATATCAAATTACATACCAAGaacttaatttagatattttattttgtttatttagcATTTATTTTCCACACACTTAACTCATTCGACACTTAATTCTGTATTCAACATTCAACACTTCATTTTCAGTTTATCAAAGACAACCTCTTCTAGTATTAAATTAACAGTGTGTATAGTTTTGAATTTCTCTTTCTCCTTTTTTTCATCAGGATTCCTCTCTATTATCACATGAAGTTTGCATTTCTTGTTTGGCTCCAGATTCCATCAACTGAAGTAAGTGTAGTCAACATTCTTTTTGGATCTATTTCATTGTTCACGCGCTTTTCTCCTCCTTTTTTCATTGTTCTTACTATAAAAGAGTTGGATATCAAGAATGGTTATGATCGTATTTGATGGATAGATAAGCTAATGTTGGTAAAATGGGTCATTAAAACTTTTCTTGAATGAAGTCCAATATCAACTATTGTAAGTTTCTTTCGTGACGCATATTGTTCCTTTCAGGCACGTGATTTGCCATTTGTCTGTTAACTTATTAGGATGATTTTGTTGAGCATTATCTATCCAAACCATTTTAGGGGATAAATTCTCTTCAGGGTTTTCTTCTTAGCATAATCACATAGTTTTAGCAAATAtgttctattttattattaatattctaaaaaatgttGCTTATCCTGTCTATTAATGCCAAACATGATAGTCGTATGGCTCTGGTCAGTAACTTGATGGTGTCTTAAAGATGTACAATGtcattatttagaaaaaaattcaaCAGGTTTATTCTTTTTGAAATACTTTACAGGGAGCAAAGCATATATACGAGAAACATTTACAGCCATTCTTTAGGAGACATCAAGGAAGACTGGATCAAGTTGCGGGGTTTGCATATTCTGAATTGGTAAAGCATCTCTTGTCCCGATAGCAGATTTGATTACTTCAATAATTTGCATTCTGAGAGATCTTTGACTGTTTGTTGGGTGAGAAcagataaaagaagaaaaagaagttgGAGGAAAAAGTTATCAAATTTAATTGTAACATATACATTAGAATATAAAAAGAACTTCTTAGGCAATTGAACCTATTTGAATGCAATGGTTGAAATTGTGCAAATTACCATACCCTCTTCTGACCCAGGTTAAAATCTTTGCCAGtcatttttttcttgaaaaaaataaagttgtgCAAATTACTCTAGGTGAAAGCCGTATGTTAGATTACAAGTTACAACATAATCAATTGCTGCCAAAATACTTGTGTGTCTTtaagcctatttggaaacttgTATTTTGTCATTTGTCACAATCACATTCCATTGGAAAATTACCGAAACAAATGCATTACTTCCATGAGATGAAAAAAATGCATACCGAAACAGTCCATTACTTCCATGAGAAAATTTATGCTCCTGTTTTGAGCAATCAGTCATCTGCTTACAAATTTAAAGGTTTGtgattcatatttgaatttgcAGGCTAAATTTGTTAGCTTACACAAACGTGAATTGCAATTTGTGAAGACACTACTCTTGAAGATCCTAGTAGCAGGTTAGTATGCTTCAATTCACAAGAACCTATGACCTTATTTTGAAAACCTAGGGAACCGGATGTTTCTATTTcctatttttttgaatttgaactctcacatatattaaatattaggAAAAAAACTCGTTTTGCAGCCTGAAATTGATTCAAAAACCTATTCTTCTTGTTGCACTAGTGTCGAATTTATTTTCCTTCCTGAACTTTTAAAAATGGCTCAAACTACTTCCCACAGTcaattttttgttaaattacAATTCCTACTCAATGCCATTTCAAGATCTACAGTGCATAacaagaacttaacaaaaacaatgaCAACAATATGTAATTGagccatttttattaattgCGGAAACATAAAGAGCCAATACAAGTTCAGCAAgcaaaataaacttatttcctaaatattatttatagcAACTACTACTTAGATTCAACTTAATATATTTGTACACAACCTCCAACCTTAGCTAAGATCGGGGCTTCGATCCTTGCCGATTTTAGCTCCCTTTGCTGTATCATAGTTTTAACTTCAActtcaattttgaaaatttcatccTGCACATATGCAATGCTTTTGCTatttcatttggaaacactatTTCTATCGGACTTTTCTCTACCGATTGTGAATCCAGATGGAATCACATTTAGAAACTGAACTTAGAGCCTATTTAAAAATCGTCAAAATTGGAAGTTCTTTTGTACAAGTTCTGAATCATGATTTTGATTATAACAAACCCACTAGGGTAGTTCAAGTGACAATAGTCGTACCTAAGAGACCAAAGGTCACAGGTTCAAACCCACTAAGATTGAAGTGGGGGCATGACGGTAGGGTTCGTGCTAGCTTCctaaaatttataacaaaaaataaattgatttagattatattataacttttcGTTTTATTTAGGACAGATTATTTTCTTGATAGCTATTTTTTAATCATGATtcagattattttcaaaattatcgtaaattttgagaaacataacaaatgtagattttccgTATCataatgaagataaaaaaattgcATAGAGAACAATCCTTAGtcacacaaattcaaaatttattaacgGTTTCTTATATGGATTAGATACATAAATAGGGTGTACCTCATCAAAATGAGATATGATGATCCATACTTAAATCATTAGATCTGTTATGTTTTAAAGCAGTAATGGCAAGTTCCAAACCCTGCTTCATTTAAAATGATGTTATGTTATCCCCTTGAATCAAATAGGCAAAGATATCATTCAGCCATCAGAGCCGAGGCAAATTGCAAGAACAATTGAAGGCGCGACACAACAAGTGCAAGAAGAAACTAATGACGACATTAATTCTCCATCTGTGGAACAGAATACGGAATCTGACGATAAAGAATGAACATGTCAGcagttttttttccttttccttcTATTCTTTTCGGGTGGATTATTCATTTCTGACAGTTTCTTTGTGTCACTACTTGCGTCGCATTTTGGTTGCTTTAGAAACAAATTGCTTTGATGTTTGtgttgtaaaatatttaatgcaatTCAACCTAATAGAGAATACTGAAGGAAATTGTACATGATTGTGAACTCTTAagaattttcaaaacaaaaattagtCTCTTATATTGTCTATTTTTATCCCATTTCTGATAATGGCTAAtgaaatcgataaaaaaaaatcagttaaaTCAGGAAAAAATCCTTTCAAATGTTATCTCCAACGAAGATATAGCTATGCAAAATCGAGAATTTGGGATGATGACCATATATACTGGTTAAGTGGTTATAAAGCTTTCAGTTTGGATGATTTTATAGTAACTTATATCTTTCTTGGGTATgattatatgaaaatattttattctgaATGAACAATATATGGAGGAACTGTCCATaccataaaatcataattattttatggaCCCTTACTACACTCTATATATGTTTAGAGACAGAAACTTTAGTTGTAAAAGTATTTGttactaaattatttatgtagGGTTtgacattatttaattattttttaaaatttcatttataaactatttaaaattaacctttatttacatttaacattttatacaTTAGCAACCCATTTTTTATACCCATCTTATTATGTTTTATCGATTCGTTGAAAAATGATCACGATCATATAAGCAAAATTGGGATCGTAGTGAATTTctccttcttttctttttttacttatCAACAAATTGTTGATAACAAATTGTTCTAGTGAGGTAAATTCCAACTTTATTTTGGACAATAAtatgattcaatttttaaacaagcacttatcaataaatttaagtGGGAAgaggtgtgtttgatgaggggaattagaattggaattctaattctaatttcatGAGAATTAACATTGagttacaattcaattcctatttttggaaaaattatagaattgtaattcaatttcaattattatgtttgggaaaatgatagaattgtaattcaattctaattcctatgtttgtaaaataaaatatcggttcaaaatattaactttttaaatatgttttcacgtttttgacatgtttaacacatttttacacatttttacacgttttggcacgtttaaacacgtttttgacatgtttaatacattttcacacttaaaacacattttcacacgtttaacatgtttttcacttttttgatatgtttaatacgtttaacatgtttttcacacgttttaacaattttaacacgtttttcaggtttttggcacgtttttaacatgcttaacatgtttaatacgtttttcacacgtttaacatctttttcacatttttcacacgtttaacacgtttttggcatatctaacacgttttacacatttttgacacatttaacatattttttcacgttttgacacatttaacacattttcacacatttttcacgtttaacacgtttttcacacgtttaacatgtttctcacgtttttggcacgttaaacacatttttggtatGTCTAACGCGTTTTTCACACATATTACacaattttgacacgtttaacatgtttttcacgttttggcacgtttaacacgtttttcacgtttcacacgttttcacgttttcacgttttaacacgtttttcacacgttttcacacatttttcacgtttttcacatgtttttcacgtttttcacacgttttgacacgttttttacacattttttttatgtttttcacatgttttttacgttttgacacatttaacacatttttgacattttaatatgtttgacatttaacacatttttgacattttaatatgttttgacatttaacacatttttgacattttaatatgtttgacatgttttgataagtttaaaacgtgttaaatgtttcaaaaacgtaaaaaatgtgttaaacgtatcaaaaatgtgttaaacgtgccaaataagtgaaaaacttgttaaacgtgcaaaaacgtgaaaaacgtgttaaagtgTTAAAAATgagtcaaacgtgtcaaaaatgtaaaaaacatgtgaaacgtgtcaacaacgtgttaaacgtgtttaatgtattaaaaacgttttaaacgtgttaaaaatatgaaaacgtgtcaaaacgtgttaaacgttccaaacatgtgaaaaacttgttaaatatgccaaaacgtgaaaaacatgttaaacgtgtcaaaaataaggtaaacgtgtcaaaaacataaaaaatgtgttaaatgtgtcataaacgtgaaaacataaaaaaaacatgttaagtttgtcaaaaacgtgttaaacgtgtcaaaaacgtgttaaatttgtgataaacttgttaaacgtgccaaaacgtgcaaaatgtgccaaaatgtaaaaagcatgaaaacgtgtcaaacgtttcaaacatgtgaaaaacttgttaaacgtgttaaacgtgtcaaaaatgtggtaaacgtgtcaaaaatgtggtaaacgtgtcaaaaatgtggtaaacgtgtcaataatgtaaacaaatgtgttaattatgtcaaaaatgtgaaaacgtgttaaacgtgtcaaaaacgtaaaaaaaacgtgttagatgtgtcaaaaacgtgaaaacatgttaagcgtgtcaaaaacgtgttaaatgtgccaaaacgtgcaaaatgtgccaaaatgtaaaaaaaacgtgttaaacgtgtcaaaaacgtgttaaacgtgttaaaaacgtgaaaattatgttaaacgtgtcaaaaacgtgttaaacgtgtcaaggatgtgttaaatgtgttaatgacgtgaaaaaagtgttaaatgtgtcaaaaacgtgttaaacgtgtcaaaaacgtgttaaacgtgtcaaaaacgtgttaaatgtgtcaaaacttgttaaacgtgtcaaaaacgtgttaaacatgtcaaaaacgtgttaaacgtgttaaaaacgtgaaaatcatgttaaactgtcaaaaacgtgttaaaaacatgaaaatcatgttaaacgtgtcaaaacgtgttaaacgtgtcaaggacgtgaaaaatgtgttaaacgtgtcaaaaacgtgttaaatatgtcaaaaacgtgttaaacgtgccaaaatatgaaaatatgttaaacgtgtgaaaacgtgttaaaaacgtgttaaacgtgtttaatgtgtgaaaatgtgttaaacatttcaaaaacatgaaaaacgtgttaatttggaattacaattccgaactaaaaagattggaattgagaactatcaaattacactatattgaattccattggaattctaattctaattccaattcttaatattaaagtgtctaacaaacataagaattggaattggaccctcccaTTTCAATGCCAATAccaattccagggttatcaaacacaaCTATAGGAAAATGAAGAAATGATACACATTTGATGATGAGAATAACAACAATGCACATCAGGTCCATCTCCACTAAGTAAAAGGGTTTTCGATAAATTTAAAAGAGGTTTATACTCCTAAATAGGAATGACATTTTCATTCGAAGATTAAGTACGTAATTTTTACAAATCTTATACGCCGAATGTTAGTTTTGGTATTttcaaattaagtaataaaaatgGGGAggatgagaaataaaaatattttgtattgaaTAGTGAACTCGTAACAAAGTATCTAGGTCAATAAATGTTCTATATCTTAAACTTTTGACtaagataaattataaagttaatattaatatttttattcagaGAGATAAGAGAATTTGGTACACATTGAACATAATCATATATTGAGttcacaatattttaaaataacattaagtATAAGTTTTCAATCATTTGTATTTGAGACTTGGAGGCCATGATAAAATTCAATGAGAAAAACCGTAGAAAAATTATTCATCTCCAACCTCAACTACAAATGGTTGAATTTTTTCTACTTAAATGTTATTCCAACTTTATCATTTAGTTTTAATCTTCTCTCtagttaaatttaatattatattagatcTAAATTGTCTTAGTTTTTCTAGACTCAATATATGATTATGTTCAAAGTGTATACCActtattactaaaattttataaccCTGAATAACAacattaatcttaattttacaatttgttTTAATGGAAAATCCAGGGTGTAGCACATTTAATAACCTTGATACTTTGTTACGACTTTTAACGCAttcaatagaaaaatatttttgtttttcatcgtCTCCATTTTTACCACTTAATTTATAAtactgaaacaaacattttgcagataaaatttataaaaattgtgtACTTCATCTTCGGAtgaaaatgttattataatattaagagTACTGGCCTCATTTAAACTAgtcaaaaaaatctttttagagCATCATTATTATTCTCCATCAACTCATGTGTAtaagtttttctttcttccataGTTTCTTcatctaaatttattaaaaaaaagtaacatacatataattattgtttaaaaattgaACCATATTGTTGCCCAAAATAAAGAATAGAAGATTATGTTGATAATAGCAGAGTTGACGTAAGATGGGAAGGGGAGAAGGTGAATAAAAATggacatttaaaaattatggaaaaataaaaaatattaattagtaaaaaaatggggaaaaaatgaaataacattAAGTATCATTATTCACCTTttgtgtataaataaaattggcatatttcatatgaaaaaaatcattatttactACCAACTACTTAAAATTATCAAGGCAACCCAAATGTAAGAGACATATATCATCCATATAAAAGATTCATATGATGCCCCAAATTGATTTATTTCATTAACAATTAAAAAGATGTACTATGGTTGAAATACTGGGCAAATAAGGAATAAGGAGACCTTAGGTAGAAATAGAGATTCACAAGTAACAAAAATATTGTCAAAAGAAGTGgcaattttttttgtatggCAATGAAGCCAATGATGGTTGAAAAGAGGAAATTTGAGTATATTAGCTCAGTTGTAGATGTTTAATAGTAGACAAATTTGTTAAGTCATATTCAAAAGATGACATTTTTACGGTAGAAACATGTTCGATTTGGTCAATTTGTACTCCAAAATGGACAACAAAACCGTTAAAGTCAGTTTAAGAAAATCTCAAACTGTCGGTTGAATTAGAAAATCAGTTTAGTCAGTTTCATTCTACAAGAGTTAGTGcgaaataatataattaaacacaaaatttgttttgaaaaacttatatttaaaatattataattcgattaaaaatgttaaaaaaaaagaagtttaATATAACTATGAGTTATAACCaactcatatattttttaaattttaaccatATAGATCAGTTTAACCATGGTTGTTGAGTTCGGTTTGACCCTTTCATAAATCGTCGGTTCCGGGCAGTTTTACCCAATTTCctcttctcatcatcatcaaggTCTCCTTGTCCCCCTATTAGCCCACCATATCAAACCAAAGCTGAAACCATTTAAGATCTTCTCTTTTTAACTGTGAATGGACTAAATCAAATTTGGAGACATTGTATAAATCTTTTTTCTGGTATGCTTTGAATCTCTACATTCAAGTTTAGGCCTTGGTTGGAATGAATGTTTCTTAATTTCAATAACCTTCAGATCTTAGGTTTACTCAGAACAAGGTTGTTTTTTCACCTTTTGTTCCATGCAAAAGAAGAATCACAAACTTAATATGAGATTCATTCAGATTAACACAGATTTTGCAACGAACCCTAATAATAAACAACTTCTTTTGATCAAATgaacacaaaaaaaaactaaatatttggGGTTCTTAGCTGCATAAGTTTCTTTCAC includes:
- the LOC124942086 gene encoding HVA22-like protein k translates to MDLFASEAGLKLLLAPLGSNIVVRTACCSVGVVLPVYSTFKAIETKNQKEKERWLMYWAAFGSFTVAEVFTDTLISWIPLYYHMKFAFLVWLQIPSTEGAKHIYEKHLQPFFRRHQGRLDQVAGFAYSELAKFVSLHKRELQFVKTLLLKILVAGKDIIQPSEPRQIARTIEGATQQVQEETNDDINSPSVEQNTESDDKE